One region of Fragaria vesca subsp. vesca linkage group LG4, FraVesHawaii_1.0, whole genome shotgun sequence genomic DNA includes:
- the LOC101291622 gene encoding uncharacterized protein LOC101291622, producing MAIPKPQQPLQLCPQNLEQQRQERIMCKLRDAVLARAGAARATNVAVVERRIQQLIPSFYTPSHPPYALMIQRAIEELNEEGGVSGVNISEFIKKEYEDLPWAHEGMLRLHLKKQCEMGVLVLDGGRYNFNLVKDGDDVGSVDVETVSRRKRRPGKGRRGRDRWRGREEGKLNNEAFEEEEIEGGEGQNERPSMDEVEKAVLAYVKLHNQGEAKKDEMIRKPIQAEVGEDEVVKHNNQREEQQSGEEPQSQRQTAGKEKRRPGRPKANKVMALVPYVPEEQPPRRRGRSKAKNDMDLGTNAELPCDVEPLNEKQPQRHRGKSRAIYDTEASTTSEVPCALENPHAEQPLKRRSPGRPPKPKPHTETTLTVLSSSDIQHHSKPKQQQPPNQATNMRFSKPKRGRGNLEPSETDMLQLQSHSRE from the exons ATGGCAATCCCAAAACCTCAGCAACCCCTTCAGCTTTGTCCTCAAAACCTCGAACAACAGAGGCAAGAACGCATAATGTGCAAGCTAAGAGACGCCGTTTTGGCACGTGCGGGGGCTGCCAGAGCCACCAACGTCGCCGTCGTTGAACGCCGCATCCAGCAGCTCATCCCTAGTTTCTACACTCCCTCTCATCCTCCTTATGCCTTG ATGATACAGAGGGCAATAGAGGAGTTGAATGAGGAAGGAGGGGTGAGTGGGGTTAACATATCAGAATTTATCAAAAAGGAATATGAGGATTTGCCATGGGCGCATGAGGGTATGTTGAGGCTTCATTTGAAGAAGCAATGTGAGATGGGGGTGCTTGTGTTGGATGGTGGGAGGTACAATTTTAATTTGGTTAAGGATGGTGATGATGTGGGTTCTGTTGATGTTGAGACAGTATCGAGGAGGAAAAGGCGGCCGGGGAAGGGTAGAAGAGGCCGGGATAGATGGCGTGGCAGGGAAGAAGGGAAGCTGAATAATGAAGCATTTGAAGAAGAGGAAATTGAAGGAGGAGAAGGCCAGAATGAG AGGCCAAGCATGGATGAGGTGGAGAAGGCAGTACTAGCATATGTAAAATTGCATAACCAGGGAGAAGCAAAGAAAGATGAGATGATACGGAAACCTATTCAAGCAGAGGTGGGTGAAGATGAAGTAGTAAAACACAATAATCAAAGAGAAGAACAACAGAGTGGAGAGGAGCCACAATCTCAGCGACAAACAGCAGGCAAAGAAAAACGGCGTCCAGGGAGACCTAAAGCTAATAAAGTTATGGCATTGGTGCCCTATGTTCCTGAGGAGCAGCCACCAAGGCGTCGAGGGAGATCAAAAGCTAAAAATGATATGGATTTAGGTACGAATGCTGAATTACCGTGTGATGTTGAACCTCTTAATGAGAAGCAGCCTCAGAGGCATCGAGGGAAGTCTAGAGCTATATATGATACGGAGGCAAGTACTACTAGTGAAGTACCTTGTGCTCTTGAAAATCCACACGCTGAGCAGCCACTGAAGCGACGAAGCCCTGGGAGACCTCCTAAACCAAAGCCACATACAGAAACCACCCTGACAGTTCTATCAAGCTCAGATATTCAGCATCACTCTAAGCCTAAGCAACAGCAGCCCCCAAACCAAGCAACTAACATGAGGTTCTCTAAACCGAAGCGAGGCAGAGGAAATCTCGAACCCTCAGAAACTGATATGCTGCAGCTGCAATCACACAGTCGAGAATGA
- the LOC101300614 gene encoding nudix hydrolase 25-like yields MEDLPPGYRPNVGVCLINSDNLVFVGSRLNVPGAWQMPQGGIEDGEEPKSAAIRELREETGVVSAEIIAEVPNWLTYDFPPAVKTKVNRLWGGEWHGQAQKWFLMRFTKDESEINLDTGEADAEFAEWKWASPEEVIEQAADYKRPTYEEVMKTFKPYLDGNTLSAKCKSTKW; encoded by the exons ATGGAAGATCTCCCACCTGGTTACCGTCCCAACGTCGGCGTTTGTCTCATTAACTCAGATAACCTG GTTTTTGTTGGATCAAGATTGAATGTTCCCGGAGCATGGCAGATGCCTCAG GGCGGTATTGAAGATGGTGAAGAACCCAAATCAGCAGCTATTAGGGAACTACGAGAAGAGACTGGGGTAGTGTCTGCTGAAATTATAGCCGAG GTTCCGAATTGGTTGACATATGACTTCCCACCTGCCGTGAAGACCAAAGTTAATCGCCTTTGGGGAGGTGAATGGCATGGGCAAGCACAAAAATG GTTTCTTATGAGATTCACAAAGGATGAGAGTGAGATCAACTTAGATACTGGGGAAGCTGATGCAGAGTTTGCAGAGTGGAAATGGGCGAGCCCTGAAGAAGTTATCGAGCAG GCAGCGGACTACAAGAGGCCAACATATGAGGAAGTTATGAAGACCTTCAAACCTTATTTGGACGGAAACACTTTATCTGCAAAATGTAAATCAACAAAATGGTGA